DNA sequence from the Myxosarcina sp. GI1 genome:
GATCTTACATGGTTTTATGGAACTGGTAGAGCGGGATGCCATCGCTTTGTGGTGGTACAATCGGATTCAAAAACCCCAGGTTGATTTAGATAGTTTCAACGAGCCTTATTTTAAAGCTCTAAAGGAATACTATCAAACTCTTCATCGAGACTTATGGATTCTCGATCTGACTAGCGATTTAAACATTCCTGCTTTCGCTGCTATATCTAGAAGGACAAATCGCGAGGTAGAAGATATTATCTTTGACTTTGGCGTTCATTTCGACCCTAAGACTGCTATTTATAAAGCATTGAACGGCATGAACAAAATACTTCATGCTGTCTCTGCTGCTAATCTTGATGGAAGTACTCGTTACGGTTCATCTATGTCTGAGGTGGCGATCTCCTGGTGGAAAACAGCAACTATAGCCAATCAGCCTTATCTAGTTCCCAGTAACAGCATTCTTGCAAAAAGCTATGCCGATTATCCCCAGGTTGAGCGCGACGATTTATTTCAAGATGTGATGACCTGTCAGCAGATCGTCGAGCAAAAAGGGATGGAACTGCTGGTTCTAGACCAGACCCGCCCCGATATTGGCTTAAAAGTAGTCAAGGTAATCGTTCCTGGTTTGCGTCACTTCTGGAAGCGTTTGGGAGAAGGACGACTATATGATATTCCAGTGCAATCTGGCTGGTTAAAAGAGCCAATGCAAGAGAAGGAACTCAATCCAATTCCCATGTGGATGTAATTTTTTTGTTTTATTAAACTTTAATCGCCTATGCTAGATCGATATCAAATAATTGATGCAGATTCCCATGTAATCGAACCTCCCGATCTATGGGGTAAATATCTCGAACCAGCATTTAAACGTTTTGCTCCTACTCCAGATTTGGCGATCGCCGAGGAATCACTTCTTCATAAATATTCTCCTCGTCTTCGTCTTGAAGGTAACAAACAAGTTAGTCAAACCTATCCTTTATCTTTGGTCAATGGTTTCGATCCAGAGTCTCACGTACGGGCGATGCAGCAGATGGGAGTCGATATTTCTTTTATCTATCCCACCTATTTTTCTTGGATTAGTGCGGTAGATACCATGTCTGGGCAACTTGTAGGTGCTTTTGTTAGAGCGTACAATCGTTGGCTGCATGACTTTTGCAGTTATAATCCCGAAATTTTACGAGGTGTGGGAGTAATAAACCTGCACGTTCCTAAAGAAATGGTTACCGAACTACAGCGAATTGCCGATTATGGCTGGAAAGCGGTCTATTTACGTCCCAATCCCGTTAAAGGGCGAATACTCAGCGACTCTGCCTATGAGCCATTTTGGACGAAGTGTGAGGAATTAGGTATTGCCGTGAGCCTTCATGAAGGAACTCATTCGCGCCTACCTACAACGGGAGCCGATCGCTTTAATACCCGCTTTGCTTTACACGCCTGTTCGCACCCGATGGAGCAAATGATGGCGCTGCTGGCATTAATTGAAGGAGGAGTGCTAGAACGCCATCCCAATCTAAAAATTGGACTTTTGGAAGCTGGTTGTGGTTGGTTGCCATACTGGCTATGGCGACTCGATCGCGAGTACGAAGATCTCTATTGGGAAGTGTCAGACAGGGTAAAAATGAAGCCCTCGGAATATTTCCGCCGTCAGTGTTTTGTAGCGATCGAACCATCGGAGTCTTATTTACCTCAACTTATTAATTTCATTGGCTCGGATAATTTAATTTTTGGCACAGACTACCCCCATATAGATCACGATCCAGATATAGTTGCAGCAGTTGTAGCTCTGGAAGAGCAACTTTGCCCAGATATTATACAAAAGATCCTGTGGGATAATTCCGCTCGATTCTACTGCCTGGAGCAAAAGTGTATAAGTAAAGATTAAATACAAAGTTCTGCTGCGGAGGAAATTTAGCATGAATGCTATTGCCGACTACCAGATTATCGCTAAAATTTACGAAAGTGTTAATTCACTGGTTTATCGAGCTGTCTCTAACTCCAACGCACAACCTGTTATTCTGAAAGTTCTCAAAGAAGATTTCCCTACCCCTTCAGAGTTGACGCGATACAAGCAGGAATATCAAATTACCCACTCTTTAGAAATTGAAGGAGCGATCGCTGCTTACGATTTGTTGCCCTATGAAAGTACTTTGGCAATGGTTTTGGAAGATTTTGGCGGTGTATCCTTAGACATCTTGTTGCGATCGCAAAAGTTTACACTTTCTGAATTTCTCAACCTGGCGATCGAGATTGCCGATATCCTCAGCAAAATTCATGCTGTAAATGTCATCCATAAAGATATTAGTCCTGCTAATATCGTTTTTAACTCCCACACCAAGCAACTCAAGATTATTGACTTTGGGATTTCAACAGTCTTTACGCGGGAAAATCCAACCCCCAAAAATCCCGATGTTTTAGAAGGCACATTAGCCTATATGTCTCCCGAACAAACGGGCAGAATGAATCGAGAACTCGATTATAGTACTGACTTTTATTCTCTCGGTGCGACTTTTTATCAACTACTCACCCAAAGACTGCCTTTTGAAACCAATGATGCGCTGGAGTTAGTTCACTGTCATATTGCCAAACAGCCCCTTCCACCCCATGAACTGAATAGAGAAATTTCCTCGATGGTGTCTCAAATCGTGATGAAGTTGCTAGCAAAAACTTCTGAGGAACGTTATCAGAGTGCCTTGGGGCTAAAAGCAGATCTAGAAGAATGTTTGAGGCAGTTACAACAAAGACAAATCAACCAGTTTCCATTAGGGCGATACGATCTTTCTGACCGATTCAAAATTAGCCAAAAACTCTATGGTCGAGAAAGTGAAATCGCAACTTTGCTAAATGCCTTTGAGCGCATAACACGAAAGGTAGAAAATTCTCCTATTCAATCTCCAATAGAGTTAATGTTGGTCGCTGGTTTTTCTGGCATTGGCAAATCGGTATTAGTACGGGAACTTTATAAACCGATTACCCAGCAGCGAGGCTACTTTATTTCTGGCAAATTCGAGCAGTTTCAGCGTAACATTCCTTATTCAGCGGTCATTGCTGCCTTTAAATCCCTAGTCCAACAACTGCTAACCGAAAGCGAAGCTCGTCTGGCACAGTGGCGAGAAAAACTACTGGCTGCTTTTGGCGTTAACGGACAAATAATTATCGACGTAATTCCTGAAGTAGAAAAAATTGTTGGCTCTCAACCTCCCGTACAGTTATTAGAACCCACCGAAAACCAGAATCGCTTT
Encoded proteins:
- a CDS encoding amidohydrolase family protein, with protein sequence MLDRYQIIDADSHVIEPPDLWGKYLEPAFKRFAPTPDLAIAEESLLHKYSPRLRLEGNKQVSQTYPLSLVNGFDPESHVRAMQQMGVDISFIYPTYFSWISAVDTMSGQLVGAFVRAYNRWLHDFCSYNPEILRGVGVINLHVPKEMVTELQRIADYGWKAVYLRPNPVKGRILSDSAYEPFWTKCEELGIAVSLHEGTHSRLPTTGADRFNTRFALHACSHPMEQMMALLALIEGGVLERHPNLKIGLLEAGCGWLPYWLWRLDREYEDLYWEVSDRVKMKPSEYFRRQCFVAIEPSESYLPQLINFIGSDNLIFGTDYPHIDHDPDIVAAVVALEEQLCPDIIQKILWDNSARFYCLEQKCISKD